In the genome of Bacillus sp. S3, one region contains:
- a CDS encoding amidohydrolase family protein, whose translation MIIDIHAHVKRDPETHNYLEQELLDDMNKNNITSRVVSAFEGKSILDQNNYISDFVSRYPDQLIGCAVINPKEDHSIEETRRVMKLPGIKMVEFNSIEHGYYPDSCQNIDPILEILEENNIPVKVFTGIGARSMPQQWAVHAKRHPNLTFIFLHIGCFDYGYSCVDVALENENVLVETSNQYEVQVLRKAFSILPKEKLLFGSSYPTVLTKSSVNVFDMFHLEKDYLESIYHKNAADLLE comes from the coding sequence GTGATAATCGATATACATGCTCATGTAAAAAGAGATCCGGAAACACACAACTATCTCGAACAAGAATTATTGGACGATATGAATAAAAATAATATTACGTCACGAGTTGTGTCTGCTTTCGAAGGGAAATCCATCCTTGATCAAAACAATTATATCTCTGATTTTGTTTCGAGGTATCCTGATCAGCTGATTGGGTGTGCTGTTATTAACCCGAAAGAGGATCATTCAATAGAAGAAACTAGAAGAGTAATGAAGCTTCCTGGGATAAAAATGGTGGAATTTAATTCGATTGAACATGGCTACTACCCTGACAGCTGTCAAAATATAGATCCAATATTGGAGATTCTTGAGGAAAATAACATCCCCGTTAAGGTTTTTACCGGAATAGGAGCAAGATCGATGCCGCAGCAATGGGCGGTCCATGCAAAACGGCATCCGAATCTTACCTTTATTTTTCTTCATATCGGCTGTTTTGACTATGGATACAGCTGTGTGGATGTCGCATTGGAAAATGAAAATGTCCTTGTAGAAACGTCCAATCAGTATGAGGTTCAAGTGTTAAGAAAAGCCTTTTCAATATTACCGAAAGAAAAACTGCTATTTGGTTCATCCTATCCAACGGTTTTAACCAAATCTTCGGTCAATGTGTTTGATATGTTTCACTTAGAAAAGGATTACCTGGAGAGCATCTATCATAAAAATGCAGCAGATTTATTGGAGTAA
- a CDS encoding PTS mannose/fructose/sorbose/N-acetylgalactosamine transporter subunit IIC, with product MDILVQAILVGIFVTIAYIDSHTFQTHIFRPIFVGPVVGLIMGDVATGLAVGVTIELMFLAVIFVGTATPPDPTLSTAIAAGIAILGGGGTELAVATALPVSFIGQIATTFQNTVINIWFMHRAENAISKLNTRGLVLNNTVYPMVTNAVLYGVPAFLAIYFGADFVKGIIEAIPEKIITGLSVGGGMIGAVGFALLLSTIQVKKFWPFLFLGFFFASYLQINMIGIALLGVICVALYYYLKIDDKNANA from the coding sequence ATGGATATTCTAGTTCAAGCCATACTAGTTGGTATTTTTGTCACCATTGCTTATATTGATTCCCATACTTTTCAGACACATATTTTCAGACCCATTTTTGTCGGACCGGTTGTCGGTTTGATCATGGGTGATGTGGCAACGGGCTTAGCCGTTGGTGTCACCATCGAATTAATGTTTCTTGCCGTTATCTTTGTCGGCACTGCAACACCTCCGGACCCAACACTTAGTACCGCGATTGCAGCAGGAATTGCTATTCTTGGCGGCGGGGGTACAGAACTAGCTGTAGCAACTGCATTACCAGTCTCATTTATCGGACAAATTGCTACCACCTTCCAGAATACGGTGATTAACATCTGGTTCATGCACCGGGCAGAAAATGCGATATCCAAGCTAAACACAAGAGGGTTAGTGTTAAATAATACGGTTTACCCAATGGTAACAAATGCGGTTCTTTACGGTGTACCAGCGTTCCTTGCGATTTATTTCGGAGCAGATTTTGTGAAAGGAATTATCGAGGCGATTCCGGAAAAAATTATTACCGGGTTATCTGTCGGCGGCGGAATGATTGGAGCTGTCGGGTTTGCCTTACTATTAAGTACGATTCAAGTTAAAAAGTTCTGGCCGTTTTTATTCTTAGGCTTCTTCTTTGCATCTTATTTACAAATCAACATGATCGGTATCGCATTACTAGGCGTCATCTGTGTAGCTTTGTATTACTACTTAAAGATCGATGATAAAAACGCTAACGCATAA
- a CDS encoding PTS system mannose/fructose/sorbose family transporter subunit IID, with product MENEKKLTRKDLWKVFWNQMTIRTANNYERQQNAGFTQAMMPVIEKVYDDPEDKKEAYDRHMEYFLTQDMVSALPVGISAAMEERYANERDFDPSTINSVKTALMGPLAGLGDSLLNGTARPILAGLAISLVSAGTGWVGPIMFVICMAILSLGVRYLGVFQGYKQGVSLVSKFQSSGLISRISELAGIAAYIIVGGFIPALVVVHIPIEYTSGETTIKIQETLDGLMPGVLGLLYTGLMYYLITKKKVSAIKLIFITMIIGIVGVYAGILG from the coding sequence ATGGAAAACGAAAAAAAATTAACCAGGAAAGATTTATGGAAAGTCTTCTGGAATCAAATGACGATTCGTACGGCTAATAACTATGAACGTCAACAAAATGCTGGATTTACCCAAGCAATGATGCCGGTTATTGAAAAAGTCTACGATGATCCAGAGGATAAAAAAGAAGCATATGATAGACATATGGAATACTTTTTAACACAAGATATGGTTTCGGCACTCCCTGTTGGGATCAGTGCAGCAATGGAAGAGAGATATGCAAATGAAAGAGACTTTGATCCTTCTACAATTAATTCTGTCAAAACAGCGTTAATGGGGCCATTGGCAGGGTTAGGAGACTCGCTCTTAAATGGTACAGCAAGACCTATTCTTGCCGGGCTTGCTATTTCTCTAGTAAGTGCTGGTACAGGATGGGTTGGACCTATCATGTTTGTGATCTGTATGGCCATTCTCTCTCTTGGTGTTCGGTATTTAGGGGTTTTCCAAGGATATAAACAAGGGGTATCGCTAGTTTCAAAATTCCAATCGTCTGGATTAATTAGCAGGATTTCAGAATTGGCTGGGATTGCCGCATACATTATTGTCGGCGGATTCATTCCTGCCTTGGTGGTCGTGCATATTCCAATTGAATATACGTCCGGAGAAACGACGATTAAAATTCAAGAAACCTTAGATGGTTTGATGCCTGGTGTATTAGGTTTGCTTTATACAGGTTTAATGTATTATCTCATCACAAAGAAAAAGGTTTCAGCGATAAAATTGATTTTCATCACGATGATTATTGGGATTGTCGGCGTTTACGCTGGTATTTTAGGTTGA